A part of Actinomycetota bacterium genomic DNA contains:
- a CDS encoding sigma-70 family RNA polymerase sigma factor, protein MVSERKIRRLVERAKKYDPEAFSELYELYVRKIYRYILFRVGDPHIAEDLTENVFYKALKSIDEFKFKKVPFSSWLFTIAGNILKNYYRHKAVEKKYLSGIDKDLQVSNIDVQLIFEKELDKQDLINAINRLNTEQRQVIIFKFISGLKNKEVSKIMKKSLGAVKALQYRALRNLSSYLSKKVS, encoded by the coding sequence TTGGTTTCTGAAAGAAAAATAAGAAGGCTTGTTGAGAGAGCAAAAAAGTATGATCCAGAAGCATTCAGTGAATTATACGAGCTGTATGTAAGAAAAATATATAGATATATACTTTTTAGAGTGGGAGACCCCCATATTGCTGAGGATTTAACTGAGAATGTTTTTTATAAAGCCTTGAAATCAATTGATGAATTTAAATTTAAAAAAGTGCCTTTTTCTTCATGGTTATTTACAATAGCAGGCAATATTTTAAAAAATTATTATAGGCACAAAGCAGTAGAAAAAAAATATCTTTCTGGAATTGACAAAGACTTACAAGTTTCAAATATAGATGTGCAATTAATATTTGAAAAAGAACTTGACAAACAAGATTTAATAAATGCAATAAATAGATTAAATACGGAACAAAGACAAGTAATAATTTTTAAATTTATTTCAGGATTAAAAAATAAGGAAGTCTCAAAGATTATGAAAAAATCTTTAGGGGCGGTGAAAGCTCTTCAATATAGAGCATTAAGAAATCTTAGTTCTTATTTAAGTAAAAAAGTGAGTTAG